AGAAGCCAAGAATACCAAACAGGAAAGTAAAGAGGAGAACTATAAACAAATGTTCAACCTGCATATTGATAAGCCAAGGAGGAGGGGCGCCTTCAGGCATGCCAAGAGCCTCTTTTAACTCTTGAGACAATGTCCCTGGCTTCATTTCTCTAAGTTTCACCTGCATACAATCCAAATTGAAGTGACTAACCAACATTTCGTAGTAGAAGAAAAACAAAAGTTTCGAAACTGCCAGGTACtctcaaataaaaatgaatgataCAAAATTATGAGAATAGATCATCTTAAAGTCAAAATGCAAACACCAACACTCAGagtaaacaaaaataaaacagaAATATTGATGCGCCTTCACAACCAACATAAAATCATGGGACATGGACAAATCATAATTACAAATAAATTCATGCATTACACTAGTCAGAATTATATCTTAGAAAATCAATAACAGCTGCATTTATACAGTATGAAAAAACGGGCAATGTCTCGTATAATAATATACACTGAGTTTCATACCTCAAATTCTTTTCCCTCATAATACAAATCACCATGTGATGTCAACTTAGGTTTAGTCTGATGCTTGAAGAAGGCATCATGCAAGACCTACAAAAGTTGAAACGAAGAGGATGTGCAAAAATCTTCAATAGGAAAATATTACGAAAGATCTCATACAGGAAGGACCCTACACATTCTAATATCAAAATTACTATGACCACAGACTTTGTTCAGTAAAATAGTTTAAAATTTAGGACATCAAAAGACCTGATAATCAATGTCCATTTTTCCCATTTTAGGCTGCATCCTCTCACGCTGTTTCTGTTTCAATTTCTTACTATCCTCCTTCTCAATGTACGCCTGGCAAGTAAAACCAAAATTCATCAATGTAAGTACAGATAAAATATAGTAAATAAAAAATGTAACAATCAGAACAACACAGTAACTTATCCCAACATCAAGAGAAGAAAATAAGACGAGGAAACAACTTGATTGAAATAACATAATGTCGCAACTAATACCCCgggatctttttttttttgatcagaaacataaatatatataatttaagaaTGTTCGAAATACAATAGAAGCGGATGAGTCATCCGCGAAACGCAAAAACAACAAAGATAAGACAATCTTCAAAGCATTACAAACTTTCAATCCCTAACAACATCTGAAATCGAAAGATGATGAAATTCTTTAACCCTTGTGATTGTAGTCGCGACTCTAAACTTAATGAGCTCCCATACTACGCTTGCGTCTGCTTGTGTGTCGTTAAAGATTCTATTGCCAGAATACGTGCCGGATAAAAGTGTATTTTTGTGGCTTTTTACATTTACAACACAAAATGCAAATAACTGGTAATCATAATCAATGTTCATATTAGCCTGAAAGAGCATAAAAGTACACGTCATACGCCGACCAGAAAATTATTTAACGAGAGAACTTATTGTTTTAAAGGCCTAGGTTTTTTCTTCCTCGTACTGATGGATTAAAAATCTGAATTTCTCAAGCTTGAGATGGCAATAAATTAAGCATGAAACCATGAGGAAGGCAGTTTCCGCATCCAAGTAAACTCTCTGTAGTTGACACAATCGACACAAAATGGCCCAAAATAGACAAAAACATGAATCTTTTTTAGCGACAAAAAGCAAAAGGGGAAGGTAAACTTAAAATGCACAAAGAATACATCAAAATGACTGGGAACAATATCACCACCCAAATGTTTTTCTACAGCCACATGCAAGGAAAAACAACACCAAAAGGTTCCAAACCTATTTATTTGAAATGCTTAACCAATTTGTTATGCTTAACCAATTTGTTATGCCAGTAAAGGAACAAAACTACCCAAAAGCCCTCTCACATTCATAGACTTCTCTTTTGTTCCTTACAAATAAAATCAGGAGATATAATCAATCTTAAACTTGCAATGGACTCTTTTAAGTTTTAGACTGCAGGGCTTTATTGTCTGTTGCTCAGTAAATCCATAATAAGGTTAACCCAAGCAATAATATAATGACCAAAACTATCGCGTCCAGGACCCAGGCCTACGCAAGCACGACTGCATAATGGGCTCCTGTATAAACTGCTTTGTATTTGTCCTCACTTTATGAAAAATGTTAAGTCAAGTTGTTACAGAAGTTCATTGTAAACCATTATAAACCCTTTCAAACTTCTTTTTCTAACTCATGTGGGACAAGGGATACTTTAAAAACCACTAAAGAAAATGCATTAACGCATTAAAGTGAATATAATCACAAAGAAGAAACATTGGTCTCACTTGTCTTATTTTCTCAATTCCTGTGGCAGCAATAAAGTCAGGAAGCTGAAAGGGAAGTTTTTCTATACCTCGCTTTCCCTGCAAAGCAAAATTAAAAAAGATGATGAGATGAAACTCAACCAGTATAAAATTGTACATGCAAATCAAATGGGTTTAAAATCCTCTAAGAATGACAGTATAGATATTATAGTAGTCTAAGATTTCAATTAAAGCGTAAATATCAAAATCCCATGCAAATTCCTTGGCACTGTGCTATCAAGAGTTGCAGGTTCAGCTCCCAGAAAAACTACATTGTGAGgtgtttttataattataatgacAGCATTATAAATGATCTACACCCCATCCCAGACTAGCAAACAGATTAAAAGGAAGTTCATGCAAGGTTCCCCTTGCCATACACCTACATGTTGAGGCTCCACAATTGCCAGTGCTGCTGTCCTGCAAGAACCATATATATGTATAAGACAAACATCATCGACTTTTCCATCTATCACACTCTTCCCCAAACCCATCACTTAATCAAGCCCACTTCCTTTCCCTTTCAGATGAGTTCTTATAGATATCAAACATACAAATAGTAGTGACCAGTGACACAAACATGTATTATGAAACACTATGCCTATCATCTACAATAATTCACCTGCAAAAATTTCCTTTTCTGACACCAGTGTCGTGGCACTGCGACCGTGTTGCGATATGATTTCAGATACACTAGCAGCTTGGGATCTGATGAAGTGGCATCCCACACCTGGGGAGTCAAAACAACAAGTGTCAAAACAATTGCTGGAAAAAATTCCTCTCCATCAATCAATGGCATACCACAAGAACATGGTCAAGGGAAAACAATGACTCCTACACATAACATCACTAATGCCATCTATAGAAAAAATAGTGCTTCACTATCAAGCAGGTGAAATTTGCTTATATTAATATCAAAGAAAAAGGAAGAAGAATTAATGTGCCACAGTGCGCTTAGCAAATGCTAATTTTAAGCTTCTTAACATTGGATAAAAAGTGAGATCTCTAATTCTCTCCCACCTTGACAGTGTAACATATGCAAGAAATATCatattaaagaaataaattcaagaatAACTCAAATCCAACAAACCTAGAGTACGTTTGCATGCTACAGGTAATCTTCTACAATCAGTTTGAAAACTATGGCAATGTCGTTTGCATGCTACAGGTACTCTTCTACAATCAGTTTGAAAACTATGGCAATGTTTGTTTTTTATTCCCCAAACCCATTTCCAATTCTTCAAAATTAAATCAAACATCATCACCTCATTATCAAtcatttttccaaaaatacatTTATATCAATCTCTATACTTCACgaaaaaatcataatatttaattCAAACAAATAAATACAGGTGGCCCAATAGAGATAACCAACCAGGTCGGATCGTGTACAAAATATGTCAAAAACATCAATAAAGCAAACTTCCAAGCCTACTTAAACAATACGTCATGATGCAACTTGTAGCATCCACAATTTCTATTAAAATTATCCAATATGAAAATAATGTTATACTTCCTAATAATTTTGGTAGCATGATATGTTTCACAAATTGAGCATGCCCCATAAAATGTTAACAAGATCCCAAACTCATTTGATTTCATATGGATAGTTGCAACTACAATTAAGCATAATGAACCTCAGGATCCACGGCAAAAGTAACATGCTTAACAGCTGATGTGGTAGTTGTCAAGGTCACAAGGCGCACAAGCGCTATAGAACCTGAGGCGCAAGACGTAAGTTTCGCCTTAACGACGCAAGGCGcacgttttaaaatttttaaaaaatatatttatgttagaataaatatattattaaatattaaataattaaatcactATGTCActcaaaacaaaaaataattaagaagTTCATAGTAATTAGTAACATGATTAAATTCTTCAATTATCCAAATCAATTTCATCTTCTTCCGTCGAATTATAAGAGTCCTCAGAACTTTCAAACTTGTATTCTTCTTGGCCTTCATAATTTTCTTGATCAAGATCAatttcttcttcctcttcatCGAAAAAACTGTGAAAACAGTCTTTTTATGGTTGTTTTAGATGTAGATGTCCTCACCTTGTTCTTTTGTCCAACGCTCTCTTCTTCTGATTCTAGGTGGAGCGTTGGATTGCTAGGGTTTGGGTTTTTTGTTTTAAACTAGTAATTAAAAAATTCACTAAGGCGAGTTTTAATCGCGCTTGGGTTTGGGTTTTTTGCCAGATGTCCTCACCTTGTTCTTTTGTCCAACGTTCTCTTCTTCTGATTCTAGCGGTGGAGCGTTGGATTGCTAGGGTTTGGGTTTGGGTTTTTTGTTTTAAACGAGTAATTAAAAAGTTCACTAAGGCGAGTTTTAATCGCGCTTGAGTGAACTTCCAAAGCTAGTCCAAGttagatttaaaaaaattcactaAGGCACGCTTCCAAGGCTAGTCTAGGAAAGCGCCTGGGCTCGCCTTAGTGAATCGCTGCACTTGGGATGACCCCAAGCACAGGATCCTAGGCGAGGCTCGCCTTTGACAACTATGTTGATGCCAAGGAAACATACGGTTTCTGACAAAAAGTACTTACTAGATTAATTAGAAAAGACTTTATAAATTTCAAAACTATGAAAGCGCATTGTTTCAAACACCGAAGAAGTGACTGAATCTTGAAAATCAGAAACAGACACAAATTAAAGATGTGGTCCCGGAAACAAATAACAATAAATATTGCATCAGATAATAATAAACTATACCTCGACTACATCAGGCCTAGACGACAATTGTTTCAGTTCAGCAATCTTCATTCGACGTTGTAGCTACAAGACAACAAGATAAGTTTAGGGCCAGAAATGTTACTGAAAATTTTGCAAACTGCAAGAAAATCTATCCAACCATGCGTTCTACACTCaaacatgatattatcatgTGTATAATTTATTGGTGTGAAaatgttacctttttcttcttaTTAGAGATCCCTCTCTCCTTTTGTTGTGTATCTTCTTCCTCTTCTGAATCAGAGTCATCCTTCTTTTTCAAAGCTGCATCAGGTGCAGAATCATCTTTCTTTAAATTTTCCTATAAAATAGAAAATTAGAGTAGAGCAGAAGCCAGAGAGATAAATCATATCCAAGGAGAAAAGGAATCAACAACTAGTTCAAAATTGACAACAAATCAAGCGAACAATATATTTACACGTTCTTACCTCAGAAACAGCACTGTccttgaagttgaatttctcgAAAACCTTTCTAAATTCCTCACTCAACTCACCCTCCAATTCTGCTCTCTCTGGGATATATTCAACCTCTACTAGCGGTAAATCCTGTCAATTAATGAAAATAAAGAGGAAACAAAGGCAATTCCTATTATTACCGGAGAATAATGATAAAGAATCCAACAGCATTTTCACAACGTAAGCATGACATAGCAATCTCAACTACGATCAAAAGATAAATTAAATCGGATCTTTCACATCGACAGTTAAATGAACAGAGCATCGACCACAAGAGACTGCTCCGGAGTCACGATAACACATCAAATGCCAGTCCAAATTCATCTCAAACACTAAATTGAGTGGAGCGATAAGGAAAGTAAATTGGTACATCCGAAGCTCACATTCACAGCAACTGAAACCTAGAAAATTAGGGTTACGAGCAACAACCTTCAGAGGATCGGAGTTCTCTTTGGAGTCTTCATGAGCATTGCTATTGGTTTCCTCTGCGTCGGTTCCGCTGTCATATCCTCCTGCGGCACTCTGGGAAGCTTTACTGTTCTTCTTCTGCTTCCTGCGCCTCCGGCGTCGTTCAGTCTCTCGCGATTTCTTTGCGGCGTTGCTGGGGTTGtgagatttcaaatctctgttTTGGTAAGTTACTGCCTCTACAATACCGTTCGCTACTTCTGCGGGCATCTTCTCTGCTCTCTCAAGTTCTCCTCCGAGTCTGAGAATAAACCGTGACCGTGAGCGAGGGGGGATGGAAATTGGAGTTGATGGGTCGGGTCGCTCAATGAACTGGGCTGATTGATTATTTGGGCTTAGTTCTAATATCTGATATTTGGTCCTTTTCTTTACTTGATCTGAATTTTTCTAGTCTGGATTTGGGCTTTAATAGAAAGCCCAAACGGACTGAAATGGGCTTTCTATGTTTGAGTTAACTGAGTACTTTATGTATAACAAGAATGatatattttcagaaaattaaaaaatgtGTTCCGAAACCGTAAGAACACAAatcatttcataaaataaaaatagatattttataaaatatttttgttggtcccacgtgcggaatttgagataataaaacccgaaaataaagaataaactggacaccgagatttacgtggaaaacccctaaaaattattagggtaaaaaccacgggcaagatgaaaagatttccactataatattttactggtgtacaactcactcactgtgtttccaaagagaacacaaattctcttaatacaggagaacaaacacaTATCAAATATGATAGAACACACTCAAATATGTGTATACTGAGAGAGAACTCAGAATGGGATACTTAGAAATGCCGAATgatgcctctatttatagatgcATCATCCAGTGTGAATCTTCATCTCCCATTTCAGAATTCAGCTGCCGTGTTCAAATTCTATTCAAATTAGGCTGGCACATACTGTTCCCATTAAATGCTCCTGCCTAAATGTTCCGgccgacatttctcccacttggagatttgattgagaatcaaacacatctccacacatcctttcaataTTGTCATTCCTTGCTGCTTACGTTTCTGCTAGACCATttgaggatctacaccactcaaacttatcagtgtttactggcttggtcagaaaatcagctatgttatccttcgtatggatcttctgcatatccacgcttccttcttctactacttctcgcacaaaatgaaattgtactccaatgtgtttcgtcctggaatgaaaggctggattccttgcgctgtgcaaggcactctgactgtcacaaaacaaaggaacattctcttgtttgtgtccaatctcctccaataaccttttaatccatatcGCCTCCTTGCAaccttgagtagctgccatgtattctgcctctgttgtagataacgccacaactgtctgcaATTTTGAAACCCAACTTACTGCTCCCCCTGCAAgcgtaaacacataaccagtagtagatttcctcttatcaggatcacctgcataatctgaatcgacaaagcccctgagtgtaaaatctgatcgtccataacataatgcagcattcgaggt
This is a stretch of genomic DNA from Primulina eburnea isolate SZY01 chromosome 11, ASM2296580v1, whole genome shotgun sequence. It encodes these proteins:
- the LOC140804758 gene encoding uncharacterized protein isoform X1; amino-acid sequence: MPAEVANGIVEAVTYQNRDLKSHNPSNAAKKSRETERRRRRRKQKKNSKASQSAAGGYDSGTDAEETNSNAHEDSKENSDPLKDLPLVEVEYIPERAELEGELSEEFRKVFEKFNFKDSAVSEENLKKDDSAPDAALKKKDDSDSEEEEDTQQKERGISNKKKKLQRRMKIAELKQLSSRPDVVEVWDATSSDPKLLVYLKSYRNTVAVPRHWCQKRKFLQGKRGIEKLPFQLPDFIAATGIEKIRQAYIEKEDSKKLKQKQRERMQPKMGKMDIDYQVLHDAFFKHQTKPKLTSHGDLYYEGKEFEVKLREMKPGTLSQELKEALGMPEGAPPPWLINMQRYGPPPSYPQLKIPGLNAPIPAGAKFGYGHGDWGKPPVDEYGRPLYGDVFGVLQQDMPNYEEEPVDKTKHWGDLEEEEEEEEEEEEEEEEEQMEEEELEDGIQSVDSLSSTPTGVETPDVIDLRKQQRKEPERPLYQVLEEKEEKIAPGTLLGTSHTYAICFSLHLNFFFCDIIFHLEIKFTFTVRYVINTGTQDKTGAKRVDLLRGQKADRVDVTLAPEELELMDNVLPAKYEEAREEEKLRTQREDFSDMVAENEKKRKRKMQDKENKSKKKDFKF
- the LOC140804758 gene encoding uncharacterized protein isoform X2; its protein translation is MPAEVANGIVEAVTYQNRDLKSHNPSNAAKKSRETERRRRRRKQKKNSKASQSAAGGYDSGTDAEETNSNAHEDSKENSDPLKDLPLVEVEYIPERAELEGELSEEFRKVFEKFNFKDSAVSEENLKKDDSAPDAALKKKDDSDSEEEEDTQQKERGISNKKKKLQRRMKIAELKQLSSRPDVVEVWDATSSDPKLLVYLKSYRNTVAVPRHWCQKRKFLQGKRGIEKLPFQLPDFIAATGIEKIRQAYIEKEDSKKLKQKQRERMQPKMGKMDIDYQVLHDAFFKHQTKPKLTSHGDLYYEGKEFEVKLREMKPGTLSQELKEALGMPEGAPPPWLINMQRYGPPPSYPQLKIPGLNAPIPAGAKFGYGHGDWGKPPVDEYGRPLYGDVFGVLQQDMPNYEEEPVDKTKHWGDLEEEEEEEEEEEEEEEEEQMEEEELEDGIQSVDSLSSTPTGVETPDVIDLRKQQRKEPERPLYQVLEEKEEKIAPGTLLGTSHTYVINTGTQDKTGAKRVDLLRGQKADRVDVTLAPEELELMDNVLPAKYEEAREEEKLRTQREDFSDMVAENEKKRKRKMQDKENKSKKKDFKF